Genomic window (Tolypothrix sp. NIES-4075):
AAGATGGTGCTGCTTCTTGTATGCTATCGCTGGTATAATAACCGATGACTCCTAAGATATTTTCTTGAGTAGCGATCGCATCAGCTATTTGCTTAATTTTATTTTCCTGCCAACCTGTACTCACAATTTCCAGAAACAACAGTCTTCCGTCAATTCCTTTATTCTGATTAAAATTATCTTGAACGTGAGCAAATCCGCGCAGCATTTGTTCGGCAATGTCATTTGAACCATTAAGCTGATCGTCAATAATGGGAACAGCAGCGGCAATTTTTAGAGGATTTTTGGCAATAGCAGCTTTGGCATTGTTGAGATAAATTCGTGCTTCTGGGTCATTTTGATTCCGAGCAAGGTATTTTTGGAAATATACAATAGCTTGGTTGAAATCTCCTTGTCCAAATGCAGTGCTTCCTCTTATCTTGTCGGCAAAAATTGCCTCAGAAATCCTCGGATTTTGGGGAATCAAAATTGCCTCACCGCAGCTAAAGCCCGATTTATTTTGGAAATCACAAATAGGGGGGTGTAGCGACCAGTTGATTAAGAATGCGATCGCGCTTCCTAATAAAACTAATCCAATAGGCAAAAATAGTTTCTTAGCAAGCCGATTCACCCTCAAAGAAAAACTTGTGCGATCGCGAACTGTCGTATAATTAAATTCTTCAGATTCACGCTGATTTTCGCGTTGAGATTTTTCCCCAGCACCCGAAGGCTTTGAATTTAAATTTAGCGATGTTTGCCCAGAAAGAGCAGTAATTACTTGTTCAGCAGACTCATAACGATCCTCTGGTTGATATGACAACATCCGATCTAAAATCTCTGCCAGATTGTCGTTTACATTAACGTATTCTCTCCAAATCCACCTATTTTGATTCCAAAGCTCATTTACATTTCTACCTGTAAGCAAACAAATGCAGGTTGCAGCTAAAGAATATAAATCTGAAGAAAAAAATATTCCTTTACCAGCTAGTTGCTCTGGTGGTGCAAATATCGGAGTTCCCATTGCCATTGATTGCTCAACAGGTATTTTTGGCTCTAATTTCCGCTTCACCGCAGCACCAAAATCTATCAAATAAAGCGTTCCATTTTCGTGACGAATGATATTAGAAAGCTTAATATCTCTATGAATAACTTGTCTTTTTTCATGTATGTACTTGAGTACGTTCAGCAGTTGTCTTAAATCCTGCACAACTTCAGGTTCTGAAAATCGACCTTTTTTATTAAGTTCCTTATCCAAAGTTTCACCTTGGACATATTCTTGCACTAAATAAAATAATTCTTTGCGGAATTCTTCTTGGGAATCAGAAGGTGCTGGCAATTCAAAGTAATCATACAATTGAGGAATTTGTTCGTGCTTGATATCTCTCAAAGCTCTTGCCTCTTCCTCAAAAGACTTTTTTATCGATTCAAGCTCCGACTGTGAAAAAGGATTTCTATTAGTATTTCTCGGCTGCAACTGCTTGACAACACACTGCTGCTGAAGGTGAGCATCCCATGCTTTAAACGTCTTGCCAAATCCTCCCCAACCTATTTGTTCTAAGGGTAGGTAACGAGTCTTCAAAATTAAAGTCATTCCACAGCTACTACAGTATCTCTGCTGGTGGTTCCTAAGATTGCGGAACTCATCAGGGACTTCGTTTTCCGGATACCGGCAGTTAGGATTAGTGCAGTAAATTTTCATTTTAGCTGAGTATGATTTATGTATAATAAAGCATTTTATCTAGCCTGTGACACGACAAATAATAAAAAAATCATCTATGTATTTTGGGAATTTTCATATAAATATATACATTCTTTTACCCGTAGTAAGCGATTTATCGCTTATATTGGGCACTAAAGTGCCCACTACGAGTAAAGACGTTCCGTTGTCACAGAATTAAGCAAAAACGCTTAATTTTCAAGTTTTCACGCTCCCATTCCAGAATACTGCTTTAATCCCCGACGCCACAGCAAGCGATTTACACCCAAAAATACCAAAAACCAACCAATCATTGTCAAAAATCCCCGCGTTATATCTACAGGTAATCCAACTAAAAGACTCGCTGGGAAATTAATCAAATAAGGAAAAGGTGTTAAAAGTACGATCGCTCTCACAGGTTCGGGAAAAACTTCCAAAGGTGCAATTAGTCCCGATAAAAATAAATAAAATAAATACCAAAAATTTTCTAACGCGCTAGCTCGTTCTGTCCAAAAAGCAAACATCGCTAAAGTATATTGAATCACAAACCGCAATGCAAAAGCTAGCATTACCGACACTGCAAACAGCAACAAGTTAGCAAAACTCGGCAACCAAAAAGTCTGAGGATAAAGTATAAAAAACAATATTACCAAGAGTAAAGTAAACGGTATCCGCGCAAGTCTTTCGGAAAGATGAGAACTAATATGATGCCATGCTGGATCGAGTGGTTGTAACAATCGTGGCGAAAGTTTGCCTTCTACTACTTGTTTTTCAAACTCCCAAATTACCCAAACAACTGTAAATTGCCTAACTAAAAAAACTGCCAGAAAGTAACGCGCAAAATCCACTGGTGTCAAACCGAACTTTCCATTTTGCGCTGCTTGTATCCAAACACCCATCAAAATAATCGGCAAAGAGCCGGCAAGAACCCATAAAATTGATTCGGCTCGATATTCAAGCATGTGGGCGTAATACACTGAAAGCAAAGTTAGGGCTTTTTTAATAATTTTTTTCATTTTACTTTTGAGGGTAGCATCTTTATTATTAAACACTTAATCTGTTAGGTACTGCGATCGCTTTTTTCGCTGTCTGACAAATCTCAGATTATTTCCGTATTTGTACTGAGCTAAAAAAAATTAATAGTGCATATCTTAAAATATCCTGTTTGTATCAAAAGCAAAGCGTCTCACCTGAAGCGCGTGTAATCGCCGAAAATTTATGTATCTATGCAAAAGCAAAAAAACAAATTCAGTCACCTCACCGCAATAGAAAGAACTTATTTATCATTTCCGGCAAAGTTTTTATTGGAAAAAAACCTGCTGAAAGGTAAAATATTAGATTTTGGTTGTGGCTTTGGTAATGATGTTAAATTATTACAACAAAAAGGTTTTGATATTACAGGATACGATCCTTATTATTTTCCAGAACATCCTCATGAAAAATTCGATACAATAATTTGCTTTTATGTTTTAAATGTTTTATTTACCGAAGAACAAGCTAACGTGATTATGGGAGTATCGCACCTCTTAAAACCGGGAGGTAAAGCGTATTTTGCCGTGAGAAGGGATATAAAAAGAGAAGGTTTTCGAGAACATTATATTCATAAAAAGCCTACCTATCAGTGTACTGTGAAACTTCCCTTTAATTCCATTAAATTAGACGATAACTGTGAAGTTTACGAGTATATTCATTATAATCGCCAAAGAAATTCAACCAATAATTGTATATTTTGTAATCCTTATACGCATCTAAGTTTCTTAACCGAATCTGCCACAGCTTATGCCATGTTTGACGGTTATCCTGTAAATAAAGGTCATGTTTTGGTTATCCCCAAACGCCATGTTAGTAATTATTTTGATTTACCATTAAAAGAGCAATCTGCTTGCTGGCTGATGGTTAATAAAGTACAAGAAATTATCACCAAAAAATTTCAACCTGATGGTTTTAATGTGGGGATGAACATTAATCGAGATGCGGGTCAAAATATAATGCACGCGAGTATTCATATCATCCCTCGTTACAAAAGTGATACCGTCGGTGCTAAAGGTGGGATCAGAAATGTGATTCCGAAAATAAAATAGTTTGTAGGTTGTAGCGATCGCATTGAAAGTAAGCGCGATCGCTCTTATACAAATCTTACCCATAGCAGTCTGTTTAAAATTCGTGAAAAAACGATTTGCGTCAATAAGTCGGGGATTTAAAGCTTATAAATAACCACAGCTTGAGTGTTGGTAGCGACAGCTTATATTTTCATAACCACAGCTTGAGTGTTGGTAGCGACAGCTTATATTTTCATAACCACAGCTTGAGTGTTGGTAACGACAGCTTATATTTTCATAAGAATGCGATTAGCATTGGTAACGACAGCTTTTATCTTACCCGCCCAGAACTTTAGTTCTGGTCTAATAGCGCATTCCATTAAAATGGACTAAAATCGTTACTCAGTCTTCTTTAGAAGACTTAAGCTATTAGCCATAGGTTTGTAACCTATGGCTGGTAATGCAACTCATGCAAAATATCAGGTAAGCGATCGCACTACGACTACTAACGCTTTTTCTCTTAAAGCGATCGCCTTCTTCCCCATCATCCCAAACCTACTGCTGAATCTTTCTAATGAACTCCAACGCTTGTTGGTAATCAGCAGTTCTTCCTTGTTGTTGAAACAAAACTGCCGCTTTTTGTAAATCATTAATTGCACCTTGCTTATCTCCCAACTGATTGCGGATTATACCCCGATTGCCTTCAGAAGGCAGAAGTACGAAGGCAGAGGGCACTTATGAACCCACGTTTAAAAACGTGGGACGCGCGGCTGTGACGCTTTGTATCTCGCTCTACGCGTCTCGATACAATTCTTTGTTTAAACTGGGCTTTATACCCAGAACTAAAGTTTTTATTAATACTTCTTTCCTTCTGCCTTCTGCCCTCTGCCATCTGCCTTTCTTTGTAAGCTTCGGCATTGTTGGGATTAATCTTCAGTACAGAGTTGTAATCAGCAACAGCCCCTTGCAAGTCTTTTAATTCATATAACACAGGTGGAAGCGCGTAATAATATTTCATATCATGTCCGCACAATATATGTGATTTGCCGGACATGATATCACTATTAAATGAATTTATTCGGAGAATAAAGTATTAGGATCGATGCCTTGAGATTGCAAATAGGCAATAAGTTTTTCTTTCTGCTGACGTTCTTGTTCAGCACGTTGGCTTTCTTGTTCAGCACGTTGACGTTCTTGTTCAGCGCGTTGACGTTCTTGTTCTACCCTTTCTACTGCCCACGGTAACAAATTACCTGACTCATCCCACCAACGCAACCAGTAACCGATTCTACCTTCTTTTGTTCCTTGCCAAGTTCCTAAAAATAACTTCATTGAATCAATCCAATGAAGTCCATCAGAATTAGGTTGCTGCAATTCATATCGTCCATTTTCCAGTTTATAAAATTCTAATAACCCTCCACTTGCATCAAAAATTATGTAAATGGGAACTTTGATAATTTGCTCGTAGAAAAACCATTTTCCAGGGGGATAAGTTCGTTTAACTGAATATTCTCCCCCATCGCTATCGGAAAGAAATTCCATCACAATTGCGGGAATATCACCTTCTAAATTGGGTGTATAGCTTTTGCGTTCTCCTAAATTTTGATTAACATTTGCAACATAAACCCAATCTGGTGCTTTAGCAATAAATTGCCCGTTTAAAGTAGCGCAAAGAGCAAAGTTTGACGCAATCAACATTTGAGGTTGAATAAATCCTGCAATTTCTAAGCTTTCTTTCAAAGCACCAGCCAAAATTGGCTGTGATGTATTTTCCACAGGTTCATCCTCAAGTTGAAAATTCTCTGGTAAAGCTTCCCAAGAAATTACCAGTTCAGTCAAAGATTTTCCTTCACCGATTTGGGTTGCCATAAATGCTGCCTTTTGGTGGAATTGCTTTTATTTTATCGGGGTGAGGTTTTTTTGTAGCTTTTTTCAACGCAAAGGAACGCTAAGGTTAGCGCAAAGGTTACGCAGAGTCTTCTTTGAGATTTTCGATCTGACTACATTCTCCTCCTTATGAAACTTGACTATTTGCATGACTCGTGCTTTTCAGATACATGTGGAATTCACACAATCCAAGAGTCAAAATAGAAAATACAGGCTTTGCCAAAAAAGCCTACCTTTAAATAAGGATGTTATCAGTGGTATTACAAGTAGAAAAAAGCACTTACGAAGCGAAAACTCAAGAAATCGCCAAACAGCTTTTAGCAGCGACGCAAGAAAATCGTTCTTTCTTCGCTTCTTTGCGCGATCAAATGCGCTGGGATGATAAATTGCTAGCTTGGGCGATGAGCAATCCTGGATTGCGGGTGCAGCTATTTCGCTTTATCGATACTTTACCCGCTTTACACAGTAAAGCAGAAATCGCGGCGCATTTACAAGAATATTTGGGAGATGATTCTGTAGAATTACCGGCTGCTCTTAAAGGGATGCTAAATTTTGCTAACCCTGATTCTATGCCGGGACAAGTTGCCGCGACAACCGTAGGGACAGCGGTTGAAACTTTAGCACATAAATATATTTCTGGGGAAAATATTAAACAAGTCATCAAAACGGTTGAGAAACTGCGTAAAGAAAAAATGGCTTTCACCATCGATTTGCTGGGTGAAGCGGTAATTACTGAAACTGAAGCGCAGTTTTATCTTGACCGTTATTTGGAATTGATGCAACAACTTGCAGAAGCATCTAAGAGTTGGAGTAAAGTTCCGGCAATTGATGAAGCTGATGTTGCAAAAGTCCAGGTTTCTGTAAAGTTAACTGCGTTTTATTCGCAATTTGACCCGTTAGATGCTAAAGGTAGTGAAGAGCGAGTAAGTTCGCGGATTCGTACTTTGTTACGTCGTGCGAAAGATAGTGGTGCTTCTGTTCACTTTGATATGGAACAGTACGCTTATAAAAACTTAACTTTCAGCATCTTGAAAAAAATCTTGCTAGAAGATGAGTTTAAGCAACGCACAGATATTGGGATGACAATTCAAGCGTATCTGCGCGATAGTGAAGAAGATGCACGTAACTTGATAGCATGGGCAAAACAGCGCGGTTATCCGATTACAATTCGTTTGGTAAAAGGCGCGTATTGGGATCAAGAAACGATTAAAGCTGCACAGAAACATTGGCAACAACCAGTTTACAACGATAAAGCGGCAACGGATGCGAATTTTGAAACGATAACGCAGTTGTTGCTGGAGAATCATGAATATGTGTATGCTGCTATTGGTAGTCATAATGTGCGATCGCAAGCAAGAGCGATCGCTATAGCTGAAAGTTTAAATGTCCCCCGGCGTTGCTTTGAAATGCAAGTTCTGTACGGTATGGGTGATAAACTAGCTTCAGCTTTGGTTGATCGGGGTTATCGAGTTCGAGTTTATTGTCCTTATGGGGAGTTATTGCCAGGAATGGCGTATTTAATTCGCCGTTTGTTGGAAAATACGGCAAATAGTTCGTTTTTGCGGCAAAATATGGAAAATCGTCCGGTTGAGGAGTTAATTGCACCACCTCTTGTCAGACAAGGAGACTTCCCCCCCTCCCCCACTCCCCCACTCCCCCCCTCCTTCTTCGCTGCGGATACGGATTATGCTGAGGAAGAAGCAATAAAGCTTTCTCAGGAAGCTTTGCAAGATGTTCGTCGGCAGTTTGGGAAGACTTATTTACCTTTGGTGAATGGGGAGTATGTAGAAACTCAGGATGTTGTTGATTCTGTTAATCCGTCGAATTTTAGTGAGATTGTGGGGAAAATTGGGCTTCTGAGTGTGGAACAAGCACAAGAAGCGATGAAAGCTGCAAAATCTGCTTTTCCTGCTTGGAGGAAAACTCCGGTGAAGCAACGTGCGGGGATTTTGCGGAAAGCTGGAGATTTGATGGAACAACGCCGTGCTGAGTTTTCGGCTTGGATTGTTTTGGAAGTCGGTAAGCCTGTACGGGAAGCGGATGCGGAGGTTTCTGAGGCGATAGATTTTTGTCGCTATTATGCGGATGAGATGGAACGGTTGGATAAAGGTGTTAATTACGACGTTCCGGGGGAAAATAATCGTTATATTTACCACCCACGAGGAATTGCGGTAGTGATTTCGCCTTGGAATTTTCCTTTGGCGATCGCTTGCGGGATGACTGTTGCTGCTTTGGTTGCAGGTAATTGCACTCTCCTAAAACCGGCGGAAACTTCTTCTGTGATTGCTGCGAAGTTAACGGAGGTCTTGGTGGAAGCGGGAATACCTAAAGGTGTTTTTCAATACGTTCCGGGTAAGGGTTCGCAAGTTGGCGCTTATTTGGTGAATCATGTAGATACTCATGTCATCGCTTTTACAGGTTCGCAAGAAGTAGGTTGTCGAATTTACGCAGAAGCGGCAATTCTTAAACCCGGTCAAAAGCATATGAAGCGAGTAATTGCGGAGATGGGAGGCAAGAATGCGATTATTGTGGATGAAAGTGCTGATTTAGACGCGGCTGTTTTGGGAGTTGTACAATCGGCGTTTGGTTACAGTGGACAAAAATGTTCTGCTTGTTCGCGTGTAATTGTGGTTGAACCAATTTATAATACCTTTGTGGAGCGCTTTGTCGAAGCGACAAAATCGTTGAATATTGGCGAAGCGGATTTACCAAGTACTCAGGTAGGACCATGTATTGATGCTGCGGCACGCGATCGCATCCGCGAGTATATTCAAAAAGGACACGCTGAAGCAAAAGCTGTTTTGGAAATGTCAGCGCCCGATAATGGCTATTTTATCGGACCTGTGATTTTTAGTGAAGTATCGCCAGATTCGACAATTGCTCAACAAGAAATTTTTGGTCCGGTTGTGGCAGTAATTCGGGTCAAGGATTTTGAAGAAGCGTTGGAAGTTGCGAATGGGACAAATTACGCTTTGACTGGAGGACTTTATTCAAGAACTCCTTCGCACATTGAACAAGCGCAGTCTGAGTTTGAAGTCGGTAATTTGTACGTTAATCGCAATATTACAGGTGCGATCGTTGCTCGTCAACCGTTTGGTGGATTTAAGCTTTCGGGAGTAGGTTCTAAGGCTGGAGGTCCCGATTACCTGTTACAATTCTTAGAACCACGCACAATAACGGAAAATATTCAACGTCAAGGTTTTGCACCGATTGAAGGTGCAGATTAATGTAGGGGTGGGGTTTCCCCACCCTATTTTATATCGAACCGCGTTCGCGGAGCGTCTCGAAGAGAAGGGCGCAAAGAACGCGTTCAAGTAGCGTCTCCGACAGGAGAAGAAAAGAGTTTGATGAGTGATTTAGTTGTTAGATTAGCGGATTTTTCGGAGTTTTCGCAGATTAAGACTATTAGAAAGGTCGTTTTTCAAGAGGAACAAGAAGTTGAAGAAGCTTTAGAGTTTGACGGTAAAGATGAAATATGCGACCATTTGATTGCTTTTTTGGATGATAAAGCTGTGGGAACGGCGAGGATAAGATATATAGATGATAAAACTGTCAAAATAGAAAGGCTTGCTGTATTATCTACGGTTAGAGGTCAAGGTATTGGTAAGAAAATTATCGAAGAGGCGTTGTTAATTATAGCAAACAAAAAGATTCCGGAAGTTGTGATTAACGCGCAAGAGTATGTAAAAGGTTTATACTATAAATTCGGTTTTGCCGAAGAGGGAGAAATATTTATAGAAGCGGGTATTCCTCATGTCAAAATGAGGAAAAAGTTGTAGAGACGTTCCGGTGGAACGTCTGTACGAAAGTTAGGATTTTATATAAATTTATAATTTATAATTCTTCACTTTTAACTGATCGCAGAAGCGAAGCGATTTATGGCTGCCAAAAAAAAGGGAAATAAGTATAATAGTCTGCTGATTCTGGGGTTAATTTGGCTGATATCGGCTTTATGCGATCGCATTTGGTTTACACTAGATCGCTCAGTTCCAAGTTGGGATCAAGCAGATTACCTAACCGGCACGTTAAACTATTGGCGAGCGTTACAAAATGCTCAATGGTCAGATGCAGAATGGTGGCAAGGTTTTTGGTTGCTATCTTCCAAAATACCGCCTTTAACTTACATTATTACAGCTATTTTTCAAAATATCTTTGGAAAAAGTGCAGATCAAGCTACTTTAGTAATGCTGTTATTTAGCGGGATTTTACTTTTGTCAGTTTATGGTTTAGGTAAAGTGCTATTTAACGAGTCTGTAGGTTTATGGGCAGCTGCATTATGTCAAATTTTACCCGGTCTTTATCGCCTACGTTTAGAATTTCTCTTAGATTATCCCCTCGCATCTGTCGTTACTTTAAGTTTTTATTGCCTCACAGCTTGGACAGTTAGGGGAGACAGGGAGACTTGGAGACTTGGAGACTTGGAGACTTGGAGACAAGGAGAATTTTTGAATAATACTCCCCATCCCCCCATCCCCCCATCCCCCCATCCCCCTCTCCCCTCCCTTCTCTGGGCAGGTGCTTTTGGTTTATCGTTAGGATTGGCGTTGTTAGTAAAGCAAACTGCGTTATTCTTTTTATTAACGCCGATCGCTTGGGTAGGATTTGCAGCATTACGTCAACGACGATGGGGACGTTTAGCACAGCTACTAGGTAGTTTATGCTTGTCTGTATTGGTGTTTGCTCCCTGGTATCGTACCAATTGGTTAATTATCCTTACTTCTGGTAAGCGAGCAACATTAGATTCTGCTATTGCTGAACATGAAGCACCTTTAAATACACTACAAGCTTGGACTTATTATTGGCATCAATTACCCAATCAAGTTTCTTTACCTTTATTGCTTGTACCTATATTTGCCTTACTACTCTATTGGGGACATGTTAGGGAAGAAAGACAAAAAGACAAGGAGACAAAAAGACAAGGAGACAAAAAGACAAGGAGAAATTTGCAAAATTCTTTTCTCCCCATCCCCCCCTCTTCCCCTCTCCCCCTCTCCCCCTCTCCCCCAACTTCCTACTCCCTAAAATGGATCGCAATATTTTGGGTGGGAAGTTATCTATTATCATCCCTCAACCCTAACAAGGACGATCGCTATGTCTTACCCTACTTACCAGTATTGTCATTATTCTTGGCTTATGGGTTAACTTGTTCTCGTCATCTTTGGGGAAAGCGTACCCGCTTTTATACTGTTGGTTTGGCAATAATTTTGATGTTATTCAACTTGTTTCCTGTCGGAGGTGTTTTGGGTGGTTGGATGACGCAAACTTTAAGTCCGCGATCGCAGCATTATCCTTATTTAGGAATTGAGTTACCGCACCGACAAGTAATTGCCCAGATTATCCAAACAGAACCATATCTGCGTTCTACGCTGGGAGTTTTGCCTTCTACTGCTAAAATTAACCAGCACAATTTAAATTATTATGGGGCATTAGAGAATTTTCAAGTTTATGGACGACAGGTAGGAATAAGGAAAAAGTTTCTTGAACAAGATAGGCGATCGCTTTCTTGGTTTCTCACCAAAACTGGCAATCAAGGTTCAATTCCCGAAACCCAAGCTGCCATAGTTGAAGCTGTGCAAACATCACCAGATTTCCAGCTAAATAAGTCTTGGAAGTTACCCGATCACAGTCTTCTGAAACTTTATCATCAAAAGCTGCCACCGATAGAAGTAAAATCTTTATCGGCAATAACTCCCCGTCGGATTATTCTATCACGAGTCACAGTCCCCAAAAAAGCGCCGCCAGGAATACCTGTACCTGTAACTTATGAGTGGTCTGGTTCCTCGCAAGAGTTACAACAAGGTTTGGTATTATTAACTTGGCGAAACACCAATAATTCCAAATGGTTACACGATCACGGTATCGCAATGGGCAATTTGCATTCCACTTCAAATCAGCATTTATCAGTTATTGAAAGAATGGCGATGCTACCAAGTGCCGATACACCACCAGGAATTTACACCTTAGAAGCAGCTTATCTCAATCGAGTTTCTGGCGAAATTTATCCGATTAAAGTGCCCAAAGTTACTTTGCAAATCGACCCTCAAGCCACCGCTACACCAGCACCTGAGTTAGATTTAGTAACGCAATTACGCATATTAGGAGCTAATTTATCCAAAGGTGCATCGGCACTAGAACAAATATTTGATGAAGTTGGACGTATTAATCAATACGATCCAACTCAGGATTATTTGGTACAAGGAAGATTAACATTAGGATATAGATTAGAGCATATTGCTCAAAATCGTGATTGGGCGTATGCTTTAGCTTTAGCAAATGTATTGCAAACAAGAGTCAATGATGCGATCGCATCTTTTACTAAAGTAATTCAGTTAGACGCAGAAAATCCCTATGCTTACGGCTATCTAGCATTTGTCCATCTCTATAATTGGCAACCAGTAGCAGCGCAAAAATCCCTACAACCCGGTTTAGCCAAAAACCCCAACATAACTGAACTAAAGGGACTTTCAGCAGTTGCCTACCTCATGCAAGGAAACATAATTAAAGCATGGCAGATTTATCAAGAATTTAAAGGGAATGGCTAATGGGGAATGGGCTTTTTTAATTTGGGTCAAAGGGGAGGCAGTGCGGTGAGACCAGCCCCCGACGGGCGCGGTCTCCCTGATCGATGGGGGACTGGCGAACCCGGAGGGTCTTGGGGTCGGACCAAGTGCAGCACCTGCCTATGATTGGGGAAAGGGTAAAGGTATGGAAATAGAGAGTTATTTAAATCACTCCTGGGATATTTTTCTTTCCCTTTCCCCCTCCTCAATGGGTAATGGGTAATGGGTAAAAACTATTAGCAATTACCAATTCGCAATTACCAATTCCCAATTACCCATTACCCAAATATCGCATTAATATTGACTCTAATTGAACGATACCAATCGGTTTGCTGAGATAGTCGTTAGCACCAGCTTGCCACAAGCGTTCCGTAAGGTTGCGGTACTCCGCATCCCGCTCTACAGTCATTGCCATTGGTGTCATAATTACCACCGGCAAATCTTGCCAAGAAGGTATCTGTCGCACAAGATTCAGTAAATCCCATCCGCTAACATCTCCACTTAAATGCACATCTAACAAAATTAAATCTGGTTGAAAATTTCTTACCCAATGCAAGAAGCTGTTTGAGTCACCTGTTTTCTCCACCTCATAGCCAATTGTCTCAAGATAATCTTGCAGCAACCTAGCAGTGTTTTCCTCGTCTTCCACAAGCAAGATGCGTTTATTAATTGTAGTAGCGGGGACACTCGGACTAGGGGACACAGGAAAAGAAACTTTAGAAGAATTATTTTCTTCCCCCCGCTCCGGTGCTGAATGATGAATTTGATTTGGTAGAAACAGCATAAATTGACTACCTTCTCCCAAAGTCGATTCTACTGTCACATCTCCACCATGCATCCGTGCTAACTTGCGTGTCAAAGCTAAACCTAAACCAGTACCTTCGTACTCGCGATTTAAGCGGCTGTCAAGCTGTTTAAACGGTTCAAACAAAAATTGAAACTGACTTGAGTCGATACCAATACCCGTATCGGAAACTGTAAACATCATCCCTTGCGGTACTTTTTTCACCGTCAGCGAGACTTTACCCGCTGGGGTGAATTTAATCGCATTCGTGAGCAGATTTAATAGCATTTGTTTAATTCGTCGCTCGTCGGCAATGCAAACGTCTGCCTCTGGATATATTTCGGTTGTGAGTTGCAATTTTTTTTCTAAAGCGCGATCGCACACTGTCGATATTACAGAGTTACAAATATCTTGCACTTGCAAAGGTAACAGCGTTAATTCTTCTTTGCCGGCTTCTACCCTAGACAAATCAAGGATATCGTTAATCAGTGCCAGCAACTGTTCACCACTACTATATATATAATTTACATATTCTTCTTGCTTATCATTGAGTGTGCCTACTATTTTTTGTTGCAGCAACTGAGATAACCCCATAATTGCATTCAGAGGTGTACGCAGTTCATGGCTCATAGTTGCTAAAAATTCACTTTTTGCCCGACTGCTTACTTCTGCTGCTTCTTTAGTTTTAAGCAATTTTAACTCAGTTCGCTTGCGTTGTGTGATATCTTCTATAATGGTGAGGAAAAATTCCGGTTGATTATTTGTGTCGCAAATCAAAGAAACGGAAATGTGAGTCCAAACTAAGCTACCGTCTTTATGTTGAAAACGCAATTCTTTCTTGAAGCAATCCCGATTTTCTGCTACTATTTGTTGGTACTGTAAATCTGTAGTCAAATCTTCTGAATAAATATAATCTGTAAGCCGTTTGTCGCATAGTTCTTCTTGATTGTAACCTAGCATCTGACATAAAGCCGGATTACTATCTACTAT
Coding sequences:
- the pruA gene encoding L-glutamate gamma-semialdehyde dehydrogenase, with amino-acid sequence MVLQVEKSTYEAKTQEIAKQLLAATQENRSFFASLRDQMRWDDKLLAWAMSNPGLRVQLFRFIDTLPALHSKAEIAAHLQEYLGDDSVELPAALKGMLNFANPDSMPGQVAATTVGTAVETLAHKYISGENIKQVIKTVEKLRKEKMAFTIDLLGEAVITETEAQFYLDRYLELMQQLAEASKSWSKVPAIDEADVAKVQVSVKLTAFYSQFDPLDAKGSEERVSSRIRTLLRRAKDSGASVHFDMEQYAYKNLTFSILKKILLEDEFKQRTDIGMTIQAYLRDSEEDARNLIAWAKQRGYPITIRLVKGAYWDQETIKAAQKHWQQPVYNDKAATDANFETITQLLLENHEYVYAAIGSHNVRSQARAIAIAESLNVPRRCFEMQVLYGMGDKLASALVDRGYRVRVYCPYGELLPGMAYLIRRLLENTANSSFLRQNMENRPVEELIAPPLVRQGDFPPSPTPPLPPSFFAADTDYAEEEAIKLSQEALQDVRRQFGKTYLPLVNGEYVETQDVVDSVNPSNFSEIVGKIGLLSVEQAQEAMKAAKSAFPAWRKTPVKQRAGILRKAGDLMEQRRAEFSAWIVLEVGKPVREADAEVSEAIDFCRYYADEMERLDKGVNYDVPGENNRYIYHPRGIAVVISPWNFPLAIACGMTVAALVAGNCTLLKPAETSSVIAAKLTEVLVEAGIPKGVFQYVPGKGSQVGAYLVNHVDTHVIAFTGSQEVGCRIYAEAAILKPGQKHMKRVIAEMGGKNAIIVDESADLDAAVLGVVQSAFGYSGQKCSACSRVIVVEPIYNTFVERFVEATKSLNIGEADLPSTQVGPCIDAAARDRIREYIQKGHAEAKAVLEMSAPDNGYFIGPVIFSEVSPDSTIAQQEIFGPVVAVIRVKDFEEALEVANGTNYALTGGLYSRTPSHIEQAQSEFEVGNLYVNRNITGAIVARQPFGGFKLSGVGSKAGGPDYLLQFLEPRTITENIQRQGFAPIEGAD
- a CDS encoding glycosyltransferase family 39 protein, with translation MAAKKKGNKYNSLLILGLIWLISALCDRIWFTLDRSVPSWDQADYLTGTLNYWRALQNAQWSDAEWWQGFWLLSSKIPPLTYIITAIFQNIFGKSADQATLVMLLFSGILLLSVYGLGKVLFNESVGLWAAALCQILPGLYRLRLEFLLDYPLASVVTLSFYCLTAWTVRGDRETWRLGDLETWRQGEFLNNTPHPPIPPSPHPPLPSLLWAGAFGLSLGLALLVKQTALFFLLTPIAWVGFAALRQRRWGRLAQLLGSLCLSVLVFAPWYRTNWLIILTSGKRATLDSAIAEHEAPLNTLQAWTYYWHQLPNQVSLPLLLVPIFALLLYWGHVREERQKDKETKRQGDKKTRRNLQNSFLPIPPSSPLPLSPSPPTSYSLKWIAIFWVGSYLLSSLNPNKDDRYVLPYLPVLSLFLAYGLTCSRHLWGKRTRFYTVGLAIILMLFNLFPVGGVLGGWMTQTLSPRSQHYPYLGIELPHRQVIAQIIQTEPYLRSTLGVLPSTAKINQHNLNYYGALENFQVYGRQVGIRKKFLEQDRRSLSWFLTKTGNQGSIPETQAAIVEAVQTSPDFQLNKSWKLPDHSLLKLYHQKLPPIEVKSLSAITPRRIILSRVTVPKKAPPGIPVPVTYEWSGSSQELQQGLVLLTWRNTNNSKWLHDHGIAMGNLHSTSNQHLSVIERMAMLPSADTPPGIYTLEAAYLNRVSGEIYPIKVPKVTLQIDPQATATPAPELDLVTQLRILGANLSKGASALEQIFDEVGRINQYDPTQDYLVQGRLTLGYRLEHIAQNRDWAYALALANVLQTRVNDAIASFTKVIQLDAENPYAYGYLAFVHLYNWQPVAAQKSLQPGLAKNPNITELKGLSAVAYLMQGNIIKAWQIYQEFKGNG
- a CDS encoding GNAT family N-acetyltransferase; the protein is MSDLVVRLADFSEFSQIKTIRKVVFQEEQEVEEALEFDGKDEICDHLIAFLDDKAVGTARIRYIDDKTVKIERLAVLSTVRGQGIGKKIIEEALLIIANKKIPEVVINAQEYVKGLYYKFGFAEEGEIFIEAGIPHVKMRKKL